The Engraulis encrasicolus isolate BLACKSEA-1 chromosome 4, IST_EnEncr_1.0, whole genome shotgun sequence genome includes a window with the following:
- the LOC134447504 gene encoding uncharacterized protein LOC134447504 isoform X2 translates to MAHFMKPGEDTSIVDKGLKNKWRWAWLDEIGLDGKPFSSWCKKLREPGVLFCTLCHKKFRYASSGKKVIPRHEQDPEHRVAAARAATHATLMPGETNTAVPAASIDRAGDLNTRVCAFIDEPDLSDKPLVYLCKNVAEDKMTKSNQHSSCLNTQDKTLSFNIDEASHTNMDEVEHRVCGTDLVTGPPNHDPKDPDFAPSPCLASHAAQSSATPSTETTEDNTEDQERDGSRLRTSSYIEKEKEKCSGQKVAFGADHAQMLGEILAYCQVMYRAMQKLDEKFESLKAKVMHIEPVQRFQKATSNTVLPLSSSSMDIPVRVDTCPAPDLPTMSMPEIGHVFSLSPSAGLPVKKLPSQSPAAAPRVCSPTGLPILGNAVTSSAAAPAYASHVMPIEGEEDTDVEESEQRVATRRKSRSKKATATLRWLGSRRRGVRISQAKLKQVQRMTKPSKAVRFLFRSIFSLEELQCSNLKGNPVRGLRKLDPNKIAAIREWMARRFPDCDLREKGGIDWKKCRCVMNSTTRYLRLMAKRRKLKMENISKVSVCQDIEDSQSHPEQYPVMDESTEPCEADNQNHCAKGFYKAATDKLVEPCAAEVDVELSVSEEEDDALLIKRLKTEEEGGTISCQNMFKMNKPCKKGI, encoded by the exons ATGGCTCACTTCATGAAACCCGGTGAAGATACCAGCATAGTTGATAAAGGCTTGAAAAATAAATGGCGCTGGGCATGGCTGGATGAGATAGGGCTCGACGGCAAGCCGTTTAGTAGTTGGTGCAAAAAGTTACGAGAGCCAGGTGTTCTCTTCTGTACGCTGTGCCACAAAAAGTTTCGGTACGCATCCAGCGGGAAAAAGGTAATTCCTCGTCACGAGCAAGACCCGGAGCACAGAGTTGCAGCTGCTCGCGCTGCTACACACGCAACGCTCATGCCGGGAGAAACAAACACAGCTGTGCCAGCGGCATCAATTGACCGTGCGGGTGACCTGAATACACGCGTATGCGCATTCATTGATGAGCCAGATCTGTCTGACAAGCCCCTGGTATATTTGTGCAAAAACGTAGCTGAAGACAAAATGACAAAATCTAATCAACATTCCAGCTGTTTAAACACACAGGACAAAACACTAAGCTTCAACATCGATGAAGCCTCCCACACAAATATGGATGAAGTTGAGCATCGAGTCTGCGGGACAGATTTGGTCACAG GCCCGCCAAATCACGACCCTAAGGACCCCGATTTTGCTCCATCACCATGCCTGGCATCCCATGCTGCACAGTCCAGTGCAACTCCTTCTACTGAAACAACAGAGGATAACACAG AAGACCAAGAGAGAGATGGTAGCAGGTTGCGTACCTCTTCCTATATTGAGAAAGAGAAG GAAAAATGTTCGGGTCAAAAAGTCGCCTTTGGCGCTGATCATGCTCAAATGCTGGGAGAAATCCTTGCATACTGCCAG GTTATGTATCGAGCCATGCAGAAGTTGGATGAAAAATTCGAGAGCTTAAAGGCGAAGGTGATGCATATTGAACCAGTTCAGCGTTTTCAAAAG GCTACTTCAAACACAGTCCTACCTCTGTCCAGCAGCTCAATGGATATCCCAGTTAGAGTTGACACGTGTCCAGCACCAGATCTCCCTACCATGTCCATGCCAGAGATTGGGCATGTCTTCTCTCTATCGCCCTCTGCTGGCTTGCCGGTGAAGAAGCTTCCATCACAGTCTCCAGCAGCTGCCCCGCGAGTCTGTAGCCCCACTGGCCTGCCCATCCTTGGCAACGCAGTGACTAGTAGTGCTGCTGCCCCCGCTTATGCATCACATGTCATGCCTATTGAAGGGGAAGAGGATACGGACGTGGAAGAAAGTGAACAGAGAGTTGCAACCAGGAGGAAAAGCAGGAGCAAAAAAGCCACGGCAACTCTCA GATGGCTGGGCAGTAGGAGGAGGGGCGTGCGCATCAGTCAGGCCAAGCTCAAGCAGGTGCAGAGGATGACCAAACCCAGCAAGGCAGTGCGCTTCCTCTTCCGGAGCATCTTCTCCCTGGAAGAGCTGCAGTGCAGCAACCTAAAGGGCAACCCAGTCAGGGGCCTGAGGAAGCTGGACCCCAATAAAATCGCTGCCATCAGAG AATGGATGGCTAGACGGTTCCCAGATTGTGACCTGAGAGAGAAGGGCGGAATAGACTGGAAGAAATGTAGATGTGTCATGAACTCCACCACTCGCTACCTACGCCTCATGGCCAAAAGGAGAAAG CTGAAAATGGAAAACATCAGCAAAGTCTCAGTGTGTCAAGACATTGAGGATTCACAATCACACCCCGAGCAATACCCTGTCATGGATGAGTCTACAGAACCTTGTGAAGCTGACAACCAGAACCACTGCGCAAAGGGTTTTTACAAAGCAGCAACGGACAAATTGGTAGAGCCATGCGCTGCTGAGGTTGACGTGGAGCTGTCGGTGAGCGAGGAAGAAGATGACGCACTGCTGATAAAACGCTTGAAAACCGAGGAGGAAGGTGGCACCATATCCTGCCAAAACATGTTTAAGATGAACAAGCCCTGCAAGAAAGGAATCTAA
- the LOC134447504 gene encoding uncharacterized protein LOC134447504 isoform X1 — MAHFMKPGEDTSIVDKGLKNKWRWAWLDEIGLDGKPFSSWCKKLREPGVLFCTLCHKKFRYASSGKKVIPRHEQDPEHRVAAARAATHATLMPGETNTAVPAASIDRAGDLNTRVCAFIDEPDLSDKPLVYLCKNVAEDKMTKSNQHSSCLNTQDKTLSFNIDEASHTNMDEVEHRVCGTDLVTGPPNHDPKDPDFAPSPCLASHAAQSSATPSTETTEDNTGFVKIKMEEDYEHLMIDKPLSCEDNATEDQERDGSRLRTSSYIEKEKEKCSGQKVAFGADHAQMLGEILAYCQVMYRAMQKLDEKFESLKAKVMHIEPVQRFQKATSNTVLPLSSSSMDIPVRVDTCPAPDLPTMSMPEIGHVFSLSPSAGLPVKKLPSQSPAAAPRVCSPTGLPILGNAVTSSAAAPAYASHVMPIEGEEDTDVEESEQRVATRRKSRSKKATATLRWLGSRRRGVRISQAKLKQVQRMTKPSKAVRFLFRSIFSLEELQCSNLKGNPVRGLRKLDPNKIAAIREWMARRFPDCDLREKGGIDWKKCRCVMNSTTRYLRLMAKRRKLKMENISKVSVCQDIEDSQSHPEQYPVMDESTEPCEADNQNHCAKGFYKAATDKLVEPCAAEVDVELSVSEEEDDALLIKRLKTEEEGGTISCQNMFKMNKPCKKGI, encoded by the exons ATGGCTCACTTCATGAAACCCGGTGAAGATACCAGCATAGTTGATAAAGGCTTGAAAAATAAATGGCGCTGGGCATGGCTGGATGAGATAGGGCTCGACGGCAAGCCGTTTAGTAGTTGGTGCAAAAAGTTACGAGAGCCAGGTGTTCTCTTCTGTACGCTGTGCCACAAAAAGTTTCGGTACGCATCCAGCGGGAAAAAGGTAATTCCTCGTCACGAGCAAGACCCGGAGCACAGAGTTGCAGCTGCTCGCGCTGCTACACACGCAACGCTCATGCCGGGAGAAACAAACACAGCTGTGCCAGCGGCATCAATTGACCGTGCGGGTGACCTGAATACACGCGTATGCGCATTCATTGATGAGCCAGATCTGTCTGACAAGCCCCTGGTATATTTGTGCAAAAACGTAGCTGAAGACAAAATGACAAAATCTAATCAACATTCCAGCTGTTTAAACACACAGGACAAAACACTAAGCTTCAACATCGATGAAGCCTCCCACACAAATATGGATGAAGTTGAGCATCGAGTCTGCGGGACAGATTTGGTCACAG GCCCGCCAAATCACGACCCTAAGGACCCCGATTTTGCTCCATCACCATGCCTGGCATCCCATGCTGCACAGTCCAGTGCAACTCCTTCTACTGAAACAACAGAGGATAACACAG GTTTTGTGAAAATAAAGATGGAGGAGGACTATGAACATCTAATGATTGACAAACCTTTGAGTTGTGAGGATAACGCCACAG AAGACCAAGAGAGAGATGGTAGCAGGTTGCGTACCTCTTCCTATATTGAGAAAGAGAAG GAAAAATGTTCGGGTCAAAAAGTCGCCTTTGGCGCTGATCATGCTCAAATGCTGGGAGAAATCCTTGCATACTGCCAG GTTATGTATCGAGCCATGCAGAAGTTGGATGAAAAATTCGAGAGCTTAAAGGCGAAGGTGATGCATATTGAACCAGTTCAGCGTTTTCAAAAG GCTACTTCAAACACAGTCCTACCTCTGTCCAGCAGCTCAATGGATATCCCAGTTAGAGTTGACACGTGTCCAGCACCAGATCTCCCTACCATGTCCATGCCAGAGATTGGGCATGTCTTCTCTCTATCGCCCTCTGCTGGCTTGCCGGTGAAGAAGCTTCCATCACAGTCTCCAGCAGCTGCCCCGCGAGTCTGTAGCCCCACTGGCCTGCCCATCCTTGGCAACGCAGTGACTAGTAGTGCTGCTGCCCCCGCTTATGCATCACATGTCATGCCTATTGAAGGGGAAGAGGATACGGACGTGGAAGAAAGTGAACAGAGAGTTGCAACCAGGAGGAAAAGCAGGAGCAAAAAAGCCACGGCAACTCTCA GATGGCTGGGCAGTAGGAGGAGGGGCGTGCGCATCAGTCAGGCCAAGCTCAAGCAGGTGCAGAGGATGACCAAACCCAGCAAGGCAGTGCGCTTCCTCTTCCGGAGCATCTTCTCCCTGGAAGAGCTGCAGTGCAGCAACCTAAAGGGCAACCCAGTCAGGGGCCTGAGGAAGCTGGACCCCAATAAAATCGCTGCCATCAGAG AATGGATGGCTAGACGGTTCCCAGATTGTGACCTGAGAGAGAAGGGCGGAATAGACTGGAAGAAATGTAGATGTGTCATGAACTCCACCACTCGCTACCTACGCCTCATGGCCAAAAGGAGAAAG CTGAAAATGGAAAACATCAGCAAAGTCTCAGTGTGTCAAGACATTGAGGATTCACAATCACACCCCGAGCAATACCCTGTCATGGATGAGTCTACAGAACCTTGTGAAGCTGACAACCAGAACCACTGCGCAAAGGGTTTTTACAAAGCAGCAACGGACAAATTGGTAGAGCCATGCGCTGCTGAGGTTGACGTGGAGCTGTCGGTGAGCGAGGAAGAAGATGACGCACTGCTGATAAAACGCTTGAAAACCGAGGAGGAAGGTGGCACCATATCCTGCCAAAACATGTTTAAGATGAACAAGCCCTGCAAGAAAGGAATCTAA